Part of the Natronobacterium gregoryi SP2 genome, TCGAGGTAGTCTTCGGCCGCGGTGTCGCCTTCCTCGAAGATGCGGTCGGTGATCGCCAGGGCGGCGGAGATGCCGGTCGCGTACTGGTAGACGTAGAACGCCCGGTAGAAGTGGGGGATGCGCATCCACTCGCGGGCGATGTGGTCGTCGATGGCTGCGGGCTCGTAGTAGTCGGCTTTGAGTCCCTCGTAGAGGTCGTCCAGCCGATCCGCGGTGAGTGGTTTGCCCTCCTCTTCGAGTTTGTGGGCTTCGTGTTCGAACTCGGCGAACAGCGTCTGACGGTACAGTGTCGACCGAACTCGCTCGAGGAACTCGTTGAGGACGGCCTTGCGGAACTCGGGGTCGTCGACGGTCTCGAGGAGATGGTTCGTCAGCAAGGCCTCGTTGACCGTACTTGCGACCTCGGCGACGAAAATCTCGTAACTCGAGTAGACGTAGGGTTGTCGGTCTTTCGTGAACTGGGAGTGCATCGAGTGGCCGAGTTCGTGGGCCAGCGTGTACATCGAGGCGACGTCGTCTTGGTAGTTCATCAGGATAAACGGCTGGGTGTCGTAGGTACCACTCGAGTAGGCCCCCGACCGCTTGCCCTCGTTCTCGTAGACGTCGACCCAGCGCGACTCCAGGCCCTCGGCGACGCGGGACTGGTACTCTTCGCCCAGTGGCTCGAGCGCGTCGACGACGTACTCGGCGGCCTGATCGTACTCGAGGGCAGGCCCTTCGTCGCCGGTCAGGGGCATGTAGAGGTCCCACATCTGGAGGTCGTCGACGTCGAGGGCCTCGCGTTTGAGTTCGGCGTGGCGGTGGAGCTTGTCGTGGTTGTCCCGAACTGTCTCGACGAGCGTGTCGTAGACGTCGACGGGGACGTTCGGCCCGTCGAGTGCAGCTTCGCGGGCGGTGTCGTAGTTGCGCGCCTGCGCCAGTTTCACGTCTGCTTTGACGCTGTTCTTGTAGGCCGTCGCGACGGTGTTTCGCATCGACCCCCACTCCTCGAAGTACGCCTCGTAGACCTGCTGGCGGAACTCGCGGTCGGATCGCTTGAGCAGATTGGTGAAGTTACTCTGGGTGATCTCGACGGCCTCGCCGTCGGGGTCCTCGACGGTGGGGAACTCCATGTCCGCGTTCGAAAGCATGTTGTAGACGTCTCCAGTTGCACCCGTAACTTCGCTCAGATCGGCCAGCAGTTCCTCGACCGCCGCCGAGCGGGTGTGGGGTTTCATCCGGAGCACGTCGTCGACGTAGTGGTCGTAGGTCTCGAGGTCCGGCTCCGCCTCGACCAGCTCGTCGAACGCTTCGCGGGTCAGTTCCTGGAGTTCGGGTTCGATGAAAGAGGCTGCGGATTCGGCGTCGGCAGCGAGCGACTGTGCGCGGGCGGTCAGCGCCTGGTAGTGTTGGTCCGTGGTGTCTTCGTCTCGCCGCATCCGGGCGTAGGCCGAGACGGTCTCGACCTCGCGCATGACCGACTCGTACAGTTCGAGGACCGAAAGCAGCGTTTCGGCGTCGTCGGTGACCGCTCCCTCGTAGCGCTCGAGGTCCGCGATGCGGTCGGCGACCGCGTCGTAGGCTTGCTCCCAGTCGTCGTCGGTCGCGTAGATACTCTCGAGATCCCAGATGTACTGCTCGTCGATCTCCGAGCGGTCGGGGACTGAACTCATACCACGAGCTTCGAAACGACAGTGGTAAAACGTATCGGAGTCGCCGATC contains:
- the pepF gene encoding oligoendopeptidase F is translated as MSSVPDRSEIDEQYIWDLESIYATDDDWEQAYDAVADRIADLERYEGAVTDDAETLLSVLELYESVMREVETVSAYARMRRDEDTTDQHYQALTARAQSLAADAESAASFIEPELQELTREAFDELVEAEPDLETYDHYVDDVLRMKPHTRSAAVEELLADLSEVTGATGDVYNMLSNADMEFPTVEDPDGEAVEITQSNFTNLLKRSDREFRQQVYEAYFEEWGSMRNTVATAYKNSVKADVKLAQARNYDTAREAALDGPNVPVDVYDTLVETVRDNHDKLHRHAELKREALDVDDLQMWDLYMPLTGDEGPALEYDQAAEYVVDALEPLGEEYQSRVAEGLESRWVDVYENEGKRSGAYSSGTYDTQPFILMNYQDDVASMYTLAHELGHSMHSQFTKDRQPYVYSSYEIFVAEVASTVNEALLTNHLLETVDDPEFRKAVLNEFLERVRSTLYRQTLFAEFEHEAHKLEEEGKPLTADRLDDLYEGLKADYYEPAAIDDHIAREWMRIPHFYRAFYVYQYATGISAALAITDRIFEEGDTAAEDYLEFLRQGSREYPLELLRTAGVDMSTSEPIDRALETYGTRLDELESLLE